The following DNA comes from Myxococcaceae bacterium JPH2.
GCGCCATCGGCATCCGCATCCCGGGCGATGGCTTCGTCTACCTGGTGGACACCTCGCGCGGACTGCTCGTGTTCAAGGAGCTGTGAGCCCCAGGCGCGCCGCGCGACGCGGGGTCGCGCGGCGCTGCCCCCCGAGGGTCCTCCTCATGGGGCGGTGAAATTCGAGGGAAGAGCGACAGGCTGGGGATTTCTTTGGCGCGGGAGCATCGGCTCGGGGCCTCGCACTGCCATGTCCGTTCCTGGGACACGACTTCGCGGAAGTGGGCAGTGGTTGGGCGGGCGGTCCCGACAGTCCTCGTGATTCCGAGGATTTGGGCGACGAAATGCAATTGGCACGGGGCTCGCTCTTAGTGAGGACGTGGACATTCCCAAAGCTCGCAAGACACGTCGCGCCCCCTGGATCCTCGCCGTGGTCGGGGCACTGGCTCTCATCGGGGTGACGGTGGGGCTGGCTCGGCTCCGCCCTGCGGCGCCCACGGTGGAGAAGGCCTCGGTATGGCTGGACACGGTGAAGCGCGGCCCCATGGTGCGGCAGGTGAAGGGCGCCGGCACGCTGGTGCCCGAGTACATCCGGTGGCTGACGGCTGACACCGCGGGCCGCGTGGAGCGCATCCACGTGAAGCCCGGCGCGCAGGTGAAGGCAGACACGCTCCTCATGGAGCTGTCCAACCCGGACGTGCAGCTCCAGGCCCTGGAGGCCGAGCGCCAGCTCGCCAGCGCCCTGTCGGACTTCCTCAAGCTGCGCACGGAGCTGGAGACGGAGCGGCTGGCGCAGGAGGCCGCGGTCACCACGCTCGTCGCGGACAGCGCGGACGCCCAGCGCCGGGCCCAGGCCAGCTCCTCGCTCCACCAGAAGGAACTCATCGGTGAGCTGGAGGCGCGTCAGGTGAAGGAGAAGTCCGGCGAGCTGGAGCAGCGCCTGGACCTGGAGCGCAAGCGATTGGGCGTGGTGTCGTCGAGCATCCGCGAGCGGCTGGCGGCGCAGCAGAGCCAGGTGGACCGCCTGCAGGCCGTGGCGCGCTTCCGCCGCGCGCAGGTGGAGTCGATGAAGGTCCGCGCCGGCGAGGACGGCATCCTCCAGGAGCTGCCGCTGGAGCTGGGCCAGTGGGTGACGCCCGGCGTGCTGCTGGCGAAGGTGGTGAAGCCCGAGAAGCTCAAGGCCGAGCTGCGCATCGCGGAGACGCAGGCGCGCGACATCCAGCCGGGCCTCAAGGCGCAGGTGGACACGCGCAACGGCGTGGTGGAGGGCACGGTGGCGCGAGTGGCGCCGGCGGCCAGTCAGGGAACCGTGCGCGTGGAGGTGTCCTTGCCGGACACGCTGCCCAAGGGCGCTC
Coding sequences within:
- a CDS encoding HlyD family efflux transporter periplasmic adaptor subunit gives rise to the protein MDIPKARKTRRAPWILAVVGALALIGVTVGLARLRPAAPTVEKASVWLDTVKRGPMVRQVKGAGTLVPEYIRWLTADTAGRVERIHVKPGAQVKADTLLMELSNPDVQLQALEAERQLASALSDFLKLRTELETERLAQEAAVTTLVADSADAQRRAQASSSLHQKELIGELEARQVKEKSGELEQRLDLERKRLGVVSSSIRERLAAQQSQVDRLQAVARFRRAQVESMKVRAGEDGILQELPLELGQWVTPGVLLAKVVKPEKLKAELRIAETQARDIQPGLKAQVDTRNGVVEGTVARVAPAASQGTVRVEVSLPDTLPKGARPDLTVEGTVELERLGNVLSVGRPAGAQPNATVALFRLMPGGDEAVRVPVQLGRGSVNAVEVVQGLAEGDQVVLSDMTAWDAVERVRLR